The following proteins are encoded in a genomic region of Anguilla anguilla isolate fAngAng1 chromosome 15, fAngAng1.pri, whole genome shotgun sequence:
- the LOC118214620 gene encoding cysteine/serine-rich nuclear protein 3-like — MSGILKRKFQEVDGASPCPSSRESDDEACSGESGDSSDSFNPSGAGRFPSASILKREKRMRRRNVHFEKVTVYYFSRRQGFTSVPSQGGSSLGMASRHSCVRQYTLGEFALEQKRIHRDMLRDHLKEEKLNSIKLKLTKNGTVDSEEASVLTVDDISDDDIDLDNAEVDEYFFLQPLTTRKRRALLRSSGVKKIDVEEKHELRAIRVSREDCGCDCRLFCDPETCACSLAGIKCQVDRMSFPCGCSKEGCSNTAGRIEFNPIRVRTHFLHTIMKLELEKSRELHKDSAPNGYPGDGGPLAHAQRGLEYPLADGVPQAALMRLQAAEEMDEPVEEEEEEEDEDDDDEEDDDDEEDDGDEDEDDGDSLCSGLTDSSTQSLAASDTEEDEDDEDRSDDPEDRVSMPPVSHTEVVPLSSVLCFSDAAVAARDGRANGYFAGPSADYYPMQNSGAAAVAVNGCRTAEPYAEASPFRDRAASRGDSAPPLGPFDAGSEQYAAFSGRPEEQYAGHHFPPANGGPSVVLHCAPDQESNVHPDGVYGVEPGVRSKMEFQNYLNNNSQGRYVGDGNCFVSAQPEDGSDGLSGGSSLTEGKKNHLSLESFPKVTPV; from the exons ATGAGCGGAATACTAAAGAGGAAGTTCCAGGAGGTGGACGGCGCGTCGCCCTGCCCGTCCTCGCGGGAGTCAGATGACGAGGCCTGCAGCGGCGAGAGCGGGGACAGCAGCGACAGCTTCAACCCCTCCGGCGCCGGGCGCTTCCCCT CCGCGTCGATCCTGAAGCGGGAGAAGCGAATGAGGCGGAGGAACGTCCACTTCGAGAAGGTGACGGTGTACTACTTCAGCCGGCGCCAGGGCTTCACCAGCGTGCCCAGCCAGGGCGGCAGCAGCCTGGGCATGGCCAGCCGCCACAGCTGCGTCCGCCAGTACACCCTGGGGGAGTTCGCCCTGGAGCAGAAGAGGATCCACAGGGACATGCTCAGGGACCACCTGAAGGAGGAGAAGCTCAACTCTATTAAACTCAAg CTGACGAAGAACGGCACGGTGGACTCGGAGGAAGCCAGCGTGCTGACGGTGGACGACATCTCGGACGACGACATCGACCTGGACAACGCGGAGGTGGACGAGTACTTCTTCCTGCAGCCGCTCACCACCAGGAAGCGGCGGGCCCTGCTGCGCTCGTCCGGCGTGAAGAAGATCGACGTGGAGGAGAAGCACGAGCTGCGCGCCATCCGCGTGTCGCGGGAGGACTGCGGCTGCGACTGCAGGCTCTTCTGCGACCCCGAGACCTGCGCCTGCAGCCTAGCCGGGATCAAGTGCCAG GTGGACCGCATGTCCTTTCCCTGCGGCTGCTCCAAGGAGGGCTGCAGCAACACCGCCGGCAGAATCGAGTTCAACCCCATCCGGGTGCGGACTCACTTCCTGCACACCATCAtgaagctggagctggagaagagcCGCGAGCTGCACAAGGACTCCGCCCCCAACGGTTACCCGGGAGACGGCGGCCCCCTGGCGCACGCCCAGCGGGGCCTGGAGTACCCGCTGGCGGACGGGGTCCCGCAGGCCGCACTCATGCGCCTGCAGGCCGCCGAGGAGATGGACGAGCCCgtcgaggaggaggaagaggaggaggacgaggatgaCGACGACGAGGAGGACGACGATGACGAGGAGGACGACGGAGACGAGGACGAAGATGACGGCGACAGCCTGTGCAGCGGCCTCACCGACTCCAGCACCCAGAGCCTGGCCGCCAGCGACACCGAGGAAGACGAGGACGACGAGGACAGGTCGGACGACCCGGAGGACCGGGTCAGCATGCCCCCGGTGTCCCACACCGAGGTGGTGCCCCTCTCGTCTGTGCTCTGCTTCTCCgacgcggcggtggcggcgcgCGACGGCCGCGCTAACGGCTACTTCGCCGGCCCCTCCGCCGACTATTACCCCATGCAGAACTCCGGCGCCGCCGCGGTCGCCGTCAACGGCTGCCGAACCGCCGAGCCCTACGCCGAGGCCTCGCCTTTCCGCGACAGAGCCGCCAGCCGCGGCGACTCCGCGCCCCCCCTCGGCCCCTTCGACGCCGGCTCGGAGCAGTACGCCGCCTTCTCCGGGCGGCCCGAGGAACAGTACGCCGGCCACCACTTCCCTCCGGCCAACGGGGGGCCCTCCGTCGTCCTCCACTGCGCGCCCGACCAGGAGAGCAACGTCCATCCCGACGGGGTCTACGGCGTGGAGCCCGGCGTCCGCTCCAAGATGGAGTTCCAGAACTACTTGAACAATAACTCGCAGGGCCGCTACGTCGGCGACGGGAACTGCTTCGTGTCCGCGCAGCCCGAGGACGGCTCCGACGGCCTGTCCGGCGGCTCCTCTTTAACAGAGGGCAAGAAGAACCATCTGTCACTAGAGAGCTTTCCAAAAGTCACACCGGTTTAA
- the LOC118213668 gene encoding polypeptide N-acetylgalactosaminyltransferase 3-like, with protein sequence MTVFRRLLRRRLQPWKLLIVALIFLTSLFLIQREVVMETQEDGPLLGGIAVKRDTVLDMVIGAVHNLGGGAGPKMQIKAPVRKPDDADVSCLPGRYTAAELKPALERPPQDPGAPGASGKPFLTDELSPAEQEEKDRGEKKHCFNLYASDRISLSRDLGPDTRPPECIEQTFKRCPPLLTTSVIIVFHNEAWSTLLRTVYSVLHSSPAIFLKEILLVDDASVDEALHEQLDDYLKRLHLVRVLRQRERKGLISARLLGASEATGDVLTFLDAHCECFHGWLEPLLARIAENYTAVVSPDITTIDLNTFEFMKPSPYGQNHNRGNFDWGLAFGWENLPDHEKRRRNDETCPIRTPAFAGGLFSISKEYFYHIGSYDEAMEIWGGENIEMSFRVWQCGGQLEIIPCSIVGHVFRSKSPHTFPKGTQVIVRNQVRLAEVWMDDYKEVFYRRNHLAAQMAKERSFGNISKRVELRERLQCKSFSWYLKTVYPEVFMPDLKPVRSGSVKSIGKNQCLDAGENNEGAKPLILYPCHGLGGNQYFEYSTRHEVRHNIQKELCLHAAEGALKLEECQYKGHSTFPGPEQKWEIKKNKLLWNHGWKQCLSARGEHPTLEDCNPSDSFQLWVFT encoded by the exons ATGACTGTCTTTCGCCGGCTACTGAGGCGGCGGCTGCAGCCCTGGAAACTGTTGATTGTGGCCCTCATTTTTCTCACATCCCTGTTCCTGATCCAGCGTGAAGTAGTGATGGAGACTCAAGAAGACGGCCCCTTGTTGGGGGGGATCGCGGTCAAACGGGACACCGTGTTGGACATGGTGATAGGGGCCGTCCATAATCTGGGGGGCGGCGCGGGGCCCAAGATGCAGATCAAAGCCCCCGTCCGTAAGCCGGACGACGCGGACGTCTCCTGTTTGCCGGGCCGGTACACCGCCGCCGAGCTGAAGCCGGCTTTGGAACGGCCGCCCCAGGACCCCGGCGCTCCGGGCGCGTCGGGGAAGCCCTTCCTCACGGACGAGCTGAGCCCCGCcgagcaggaggagaaggaccGGGGCGAGAAGAAGCACTGTTTCAACCTCTACGCCTCCGACCGCATCTCACTGAGCCGCGACTTGGGGCCCGACACCAGGCCCCCGGA ATGCATAGAGCAGACCTTCAAGCGCTGCCCGCCCTTGCTGACCACCAGCGTGATCATCGTGTTTCACAACGAGGCGTGGAGCACGCTGCTACGCACGGTCTACAGCGTCCTCCACTCCTCCCCCGCCATCTTCCTGAAGGAGATCCTGCTGGTGGACGACGCCAGCGTGGACG AGGCCCTCCACGAGCAGCTGGATGACTACCTGAAGCGGCTGCACCTGGTGCGGGTGCTTCGGCAGCGGGAGAGGAAGGGCCTGATCTCCGCCCGGCTGCTGGGCGCCTCCGAGGCCACCGGGGACGTCCTCACCTTCCTCGACGCGCACT GTGAGTGTTTCCACGGATGGCTGGAGCCCTTACTGGCCCGAATAGCCGAGAACTACACAGCGGTGGTGAGTCCTGACATCACCACCATCGACCTCAACACGTTCGAGTTCATGAAGCCCTCCCCCTACGGGCAGAACCACAACAGGGGGAACTTTGACTGGGGTCTGGCCTTTGGCTGGGAGAACTTGCCCGACCACGAGAAGCGCAGGAGAAATGATGAGACTTGTCCAATCAG GACACCCGCGTTTGCTGGGGGGCTGTTTTCTATCTCGAAGGAGTACTTCTATCACATTGGAAGCTACGATGAAGCAATGGAAATCTGGGGTGGAGAGAATATAGAAATGTCTTTCAGA GTGTGGCAGTGCGGGGGGCAGCTGGAGATCATCCCGTGCTCCATCGTGGGGCATGTCTTCCGCTCCAAGAGCCCCCACACCTTCCCCAAGGGCACCCAGGTGATTGTGCGCAACCAGGTGCGCCTGGCCGAGGTCTGGATGGACGACTACAAGGAGGTCTTCTACCGGCGGAACCACCTGGCCGCGCAGATGGCCAAAGAG AGGTCCTTCGGTAACATCTCGAAGCGCGTGGAGCTTCGGGAGCGTCTCCAGTGCAAGAGCTTCTCCTGGTATCTGAAGACCGTGTATCCTGAGGTCTTCATGCCTGACCTCAAGCCTGTCCGCTCTGGCTCG GTGAAGAGCATTGGCAAAAACCAGTGCTTGGATGCCGGCGAGAACAACGAGGGCGCTAAACCGCTAATCCTGTACCCCTGCCATGGGCTTGGAGGAAACCAG TATTTTGAGTATTCGACGCGCCACGAGGTCCGGCACAACATCCAGAAGGAGCTGTGCCTGCATGCCGCGGAGGGAGCCCTGAAGCTGGAGGAATGCCAGTACAAGGGCCACAGCACCTTCCCTGGGCCCGAGCAGAAGTGGGAGATTAAGAAG aaCAAGCTGCTGTGGAACCATGGGTGGAAGCAGTGTCTGAGTGCCAGAGGAGAGCACCCCACCCTGGAGGACTGCAACCCGTCTGACAGCTTCCAGCTTTGGGTCTTCACCTGA